The Callospermophilus lateralis isolate mCalLat2 chromosome 15, mCalLat2.hap1, whole genome shotgun sequence genome window below encodes:
- the Vdac2 gene encoding non-selective voltage-gated ion channel VDAC2, translated as MATYGQSCVRPMCIPPSYADLGKAARDIFNKGFGFGLVKLDVKTKSCSGVEFSTSGSSNTDTGKVTGTLETKYKWCEYGLTFTEKWNTDNTLGTEIAIEDQICQGLKLTFDTTFSPNTGKKSGKIKSSYKRECINLGCDVDFDFAGPAVHGSAVFGYEGWLAGYQMTFDSAKSKLTRNNFAVGYRTGDFQLHTNVNDGTEFGGSIYQKVCEDLDTSVNLAWTSGTNSTRFGIAAKYQLDPTASISAKVNNSSLIGVGYTQTLRPGVKLTLSALVDGKSINAGGHKLGLALELEA; from the exons ATGGCGACCTACGGACAGAGCTGCGTGCGGC CAATGTGTATTCCTCCATCGTATGCTGACCTTGGCAAAGCTGCTAGAGATATCTTCAACAAAGGATTTG GCTTTGGGTTGGTGAAACTGGATGTGAAAACAAAGTCATGCAGTGGCGTG GAATTCTCAACATCTGGTTCATCTAATACAGACACTGGTAAAGTTACTGGGACCTTGGAGACCAAATATAAATGGTGTGAGTATGGTCTGACTTTCACAGAAAAATGGAACACCGATAACACTCTGGGAACAGAAATCGCTATTGAAGACCAG ATATGTCAAGGTTTAAAGCTGACATTTGATACTACCTTCTCACCAAACACAGG aaagaaaagtggTAAAATCAAGTCCTCTTACAAGAGGGAGTGTATAAACCTTGGTTGTGATGTTGACTTTGATTTTGCTGGACCTGCAGTCCATGGTTCAGCTGTCTTTGGTTATGAGGGCTGGCTTGCTGGGTACCAGATGACCTTTGACAGTGCCAAATCAAAGCTGACTAGGAATAACTTTGCAGTGGGCTACAGGACTGGGGACTTTCAGCTACACACTAATGT caATGATGGGACAGAATTTGGAGGATCCATCTATCAGAAAGTATGTGAAGATCTTGACACTTCAGTAAACCTTGCTTGGACATCAGGTACCAACAGCACTCGTTTTGGCATTGCAGCTAAATATCAGTTGGATCCCACTGCTTCCATTTCT gcAAAGGTCAACAACTCTAGTTTAATTGGAGTGGGCTACACTCAGACTCTGAGGCCTG GTGTGAAGCTTACACTGTCGGCTCTGGTAGATGGGAAGAGCATTAATGCTGGAGGCCACAAACTTGGGCTTGCCCTGGAATTGGAGGCTTAA